The DNA sequence CGAAGTGGTACGGGTTTCCGTTGTAGAGTCATACAGTTCAGACAATTCTCCCCAAATCTTACGCTACCACCACGTATCTATTCAATTGGCACTCGGTCTGTTAGGCCTTCGTTCTTTGATGAGCAGTTGGTGGTCCCTGTAGGAGGGACCTTTCCGGATTTTTTTGAAAAACCATTCCAAGTCTTTTGGCTTTTGGGGAAAATGATTACCTTTGTCTGCTGTTTACAAAACGCAGAAGATAATGGCCAAGAAGAGCAAAGCGATTAGAGCCCAAGTAATCCTTGAGTGTACAGAGCACAAGGATTCTGGCATGCCGGGTACATCCCGCTACGTGACCACAAAGAACCGCAGGAATACGCCTGGTCGCCTGGAGTTGAAGAAATACAACCCCATTCTTAAGCGCTACACTATCCACAAGGAAATCAAGTAACAAACCCATAAGTCATGGCAAAGAAGACGGTTGCGGGCTACCGGGATAAATCCAAAGCGAAAACTTTCACAAAAGTTGTTCGTGCGGTGAAGAACCCCGAAACAGGAGCCTACTCATACAAAGAAGATATTGTCCCTACAGATATGGTTAAGGATTTCTTGAAAGACAACAAGTAATTCTCAATTCGTAGAGACCAGCATAATCCGGCCAAGTGCCGGATTTTTTTTTGTCATTTTTTTCCGGAAATTGTCGCTTTCCCGAAACCTCTAGAAACGAAAATCTTCCATTGATGAATCGATTGGCTCGGAATACTGTTGGATTGTTGTTGCTTTTATGTCTGTGGCTCCCATCACGTGGAGCGACCGTATGGCCGGTTTCTTCCCTCGCAGATGCAGGTGCTGGAACCCTTCGCAGTCAGCTTCAATCCGCCCAAGACGGCGATACGCTCAAATTCACCCTCCCCGGAACGGTCCTGCTCGATAGCGTGATCTACATCAACAAGGATGTAGCCGTGGTGGGTTTTGGCCCAGACCAGACCATTCTGGATGGACAGGGGAGTTCCCGAATTTTTTATTGCGAGGACAGTACCGATGTCTACGTTTCCGGAATTCATTTCACCCGAGGCGTATTGCTTCCCGAAGAGATCTTCCAAGGCGGTGGAGCCATTTCCACGAGAAACAAGCTCACCGTTGTCAATTGCCTGTTTTCGGAAAATGAGGCTGAATATGGTGGAGCCATTTTTGGCGAAGGCTTTAACCAGCGACAAGTGGAGATCGATATTCTGCATAGTGCATTCATCCACAACAAGGCTCGCCGAACTACCTCGGAGGATGTCTCCCGATCAGGCGGGGCGATCTTTGTCGATAGCCGCGAAGGGGGAAGCGCTGCATTGACTATTGAGAATGCGACATTCTCTGGCAATGAAGCAGATCTCGCGGGAGGAGCCATCTTCCTCATAGGCGATCCTGCCGGTGGGGCTAGCTTGGATGGTACCAACCTCACCATTGCCTACAATCACGCCTACCGTGGAGGGGGAATCGACAACTCCCAAGCAGAGTCCATTCGCTTAGCCAACTCTATCGTCGCCCTCAATACATCCGATATTGATCTGGACGACATCTATGGGAGCTTCAAGTCTCAGGGAAATAACCTCATTGGGGATACCACCGCATTCGTTGGACAGGCTCCGTATTTGCTACCCACGGATATTGGGCAAGTGAATCCGGGTCTGGCTCCTTTGGGAAATAATGGAAGCATTCTTCCTACTCACGCCTTGACGTGTTCCAGCCCTGCCATCGATGCAGGAAATGACACCAAAGCCTCCCTGCTGGATTTGAGAGGTCAGGCACGTGTGGGTACTTCGGATATCGGTTCTCATGAGCGAAATGAGGTCATCGATCTTCAAATCACCACTGTGGCCGATCGCAACCTCGGCTCCTTGCGCCAAGCGCTGATACTGGCTTGTCCGGGGGATACCTTGTCCATGTCGCAGATCTTTGGGACTATCTGGATTGACCGGACCTTGGAGATCGATCAAGATGTGGTCCTGTTGGGGAATCCTCAGCAAGGGGTGAAGATTCAAACTGATTCTGCCATTCGTCTGATGCATGTAGCTCCCGAAGTGACCGCGACCTTGGCGTATTTGACGCTGGAGGGAGGCGATCCATCCCTATTTGGGGGCGGAGCAATCCAAAACCAAGGCCACTTGACAGCCTTTAACAGCTCATTCATCCGAAATCGCGCGGAAAGCGGGGGAGCCATTGCCAACTATGGGGTGAACGCTCCTGCAACCTTGAATCTGACCAATTGTACTTTTGGCGAGAACGAAGCTGAATTCTTGGATGGAGGCGCCATTGACAACCGCTCTTTGGGCTTTCCTGCCGCCACCGAAATTGAGCATTGTACCTTTGTCAACAATACGGCCGGCAATAACGGCGGCGCACTGTTTGCCAATAATCCCGGCGAAGTGACCATTTCCAATAGCCTCTTTTCTGGGAACTTCTCCAATCTCGGCAGAGCGATGAATGCGCAAGTCGTCTCGAATGGCCATAACTTGGTTTCCGACACCACTGGCAGCGGATTCCAGCCAGTTGCGGGGGATATTGTTCAGACCAATGCCTCGATCGATCCGCTTGGGGATTATGGCGGTCCTACCGTGACGTATCGCCTGCAATCCGGTAGCCCTGCGATTGATGCGGGTAGCAATGCCGGAATCTCAGAATTGGATCAGCGCGGGTATTTGCGGATTTTCAATGGAATTTCCGATATCGGCGCCTACGAATACGATCCTGCCACCTCGCTCGATCTCCTCCCTGCCACTGCCTTTTCCTTGTATCCCAATCCTGCTCGTGATTACCTGATGGTGAAATCCGAAGGTATGTCCTTGGACATGGCGCAATGGGAACTTTCCAACCTGTTGGGACAGCAGATCTGGTCCGTACAGCAACCTTTGGGCAACCAACGGATTGCCCTTCCGGATTTGACCCCGGGCGTTTACTTGTTGACTATTCGGACTGATTCGGCTACTTGGACCGGAAAATTCTTGGCTGAATAGCCCCTGCTTCTTGATACTGAAACTCTACTGTGTTGACCCTATAAAGACTGAGATTTGAAAACCTCCCATTTTCTCATTGCCAGCTTCATGGCGAGTGTCCTGTTCTGGACCGGCTGCCAATTGAATCCCGTCAAGGATATCGGCTGGAACGCTGATGTCTTGGCTCCGTTGGCGTATTCTCGCGTGGACATTTTTCAGGCAGTTCAGGATTCGAGCTTGTTGGAAACGGGTCCCGACGATCTGCTTCAGATCACGTATCGGGACACCTTGGTGGAGATTAATCTCGCCGAAATCATCGAGCTCCCAGACACGGGAAAGGATTTCTCTGTGAGACTGGATACCCTGACGCTGGATTCCGACACCGTTGCGCAGCAGTTTACCCTTGGGCAATTGGCTCAACAATTAGCCAATGACGGCAATATATTCGCAGGGGTCATCATCGCCAATCACGGGGGTACGTTGCCCGCGATTCCCAATTTTCCTGGCCTGAGTTCTGGAGCTGTTCCAGTAGATGCCAGCGAATTTTTCACGACGGCCACCCTGAGTGAAGGAACCCTGTCACTTACCTTGGACAACCAGTTTCCATTGGATTTGGCCAATGTGACGTTCGAAATTCGAAATCTGGGTATGGCAGGTCCTCCATTGGTAAGCGATGTATTTGATACGCTGAGAGCAGGAACATCCGAAACTCGTGCGTACGATCTGGCTGGAAAGACCCTGCTGGGAGATTTGGAAGGAGAATTGGTGAATATGGATCTGGTGGGTGGTAACAATGTCCCCGTCGATACTACTGATTATGTGGAGATTCGATTGGCGGCGCTAGATATGAAGGCACAGACTGCCACCGCGGTATTCCCCGGTCAGGTCATCTTGGATACCTTGCAAGAGACGAGATACTCATTTGGGGAGGAGTTTTCTGATGTCCGTCTGACGAAACTCAAGGTTCGGACCGGAACGATTCGTGCCATTGCCACCAGTACCGTGGAGGATACTTTGCTGTTTAGATACGGACTTCCCTCGGCTGTCAACGATCAGGGAGAAACCCCCAGTGTGGAATTGAAGCTCGATCCTGCTCCATCTGGTGGTGTCATCAATCAGACCCGGACTGCGACCTTGGAGGGATTTACGCTGGATATGACCGGCACCGAGATTGGCTACAATACCCTTTTGGAAGAAGTATTCATTGAGCTTCCGTATTCGGGCAATTTGATCACGCTGGAAGAGACCGATAGTGTCGTAGTCACCTTCGAATTGGTGGATATCGAACCGATCTATGTGGAGGGATATTTGGGACAGCAACAGTTGGCCTATTCTGGTTCTGAAGCTGTGGATTTCTTCGATGATCTCGATTTGGATCGACTGTACCTGTCGGATGCAAATGCCGCATTGACGTTTGAGAATAGCATGGGATTGGACGCGAGTTTGGTGATCCGAGACTTGTCTGCGAGCAATAGCGAAACGGGGGAATCCATCAAGCTTTCAGGCTCGCCTTTGGTAGCCGGACCGATTCACATTCCGGGTATTTCTGCACCTGACACCTTTAACGCTGCCTATACCACCTTGGAACTCAATTCCCAAAACTCCAATATCGTCCGTGTCATCAATGTGTTGGCAGATGAGATCTCGTACGAATTGGAGGCCGAAACCAATATCTCCAACCCCAATGGCGAATACATCAATTTCGCCACAGAAGATAGCCGATTGGCGGCCTACCTCGATCTGGAAATTCCGGTGAAAGGCTTGGTGGAAGGGTTCAAACTGGCCGATACCGTATTGGTGGATTTCGGATCAGATATCGACCTCACCCGGATAGACGGAGGAATGCTTCGATTGATCGTGGACAATGGATTCCCATTCGAAGTGGAATTGCAGGCCTCCCTGTACACTGAGGATTTTACGGAATTGGTCCCCATTTCCCAAGATGGACTTGTCGAAGCTGCTACGGTGGAAAATAGCGGCCGAGTCGAAAGCCCTGTACAGAGCGTGATCGAGCAGACCTATTCGTCCGAAGACTTGACTCTTGCAATCGATCAAGCCAAATATTTGGTATTCGAAGCGAAGATGCGCACACGGCCGTCAGAAGAAGAAGTGGCCATATTTGCGGATTATGAGTTGCTCGTAAAACTTGTGGGCCAATTCTCTTACCAAGTTCGATAAATCTTTGGTATCATCCTTTTCGGGTGGATTTTGACAGACCTAATGGGACCTATGGATTTTTGCAAGCTAATGGCAAGACCCGATCGTCTCTACACCTTGACCTAAACAGGAACATGAACGTGCTGACATTCGCTCAAATACATTTGAATATGACCTTTCGTTTCCTTTGCATAGCCATGATGTTGGGAGCTGGTTTGGGGCTACAGACCCGTACAATTGCCCAAAACAGCCTCCATCTTCAATTTATGCCCAATCAGGCAACCGCTCAGTTTATCCAACCCGCCTATGTCTATGGGATCGAGGGAGGATCGATTATCGCAGGCGGAAGCGTGGATTATTTGGTGGGAAACAACGCTTTTGCGCTGGATATGCTCAATCAGGCAGGCCCTAGATGGGAGGAAGATGCCCGCTCCACACTAGTCGATGCGCTCAATGGAGACACGCGTTTCAGGCTGGGGCTCAACGCTCAGGGCATCCTCAATGTCAAGTTGAAAAATCACAACTATAGTCTTTCTTTCAGAAATCGGATCGGCGGATACAGTCGGATCAACAATCCTCAGACGATGGGTTTGTTGCTTTTCGGCAATGCGCAATATGCGGGGACGACCGTACAGGATGAGAATCTCGCCTTTCGCCAGTATAGTTTTTCGGAGATTGGCTTGGGCACAGGCATAGATTTGGGGAAGGTTACCCTCGGGGTCCGAATCAAAGGATACATGGGACACGCGCTTTATCACATTGAGGATTTGTCCTATGCGCTTTCCACTTCCGAATTGGGGGACGAATTGGCGCTTCAGAGTACCTATGAGATTTTTGAGAGCACCGAAGATGCCAGCATGGGCGCGGGCGCGGGATTGGATTTGGGGTTGATCGTGGAAGTGCAGGAGAATTTGACCTTGCAAGCTTCTTTGCTCGATCTGGGATTCATCCGTTGGGAAGGCCAATCCGTGGCCAATGATGTGAATGTCACCTACTCTGGGGCAGAAATTGTGAATCTGTTTGATGCAGACCTTCAGGACTTGAGCTTCTTGCTGGCCACAGACACCCTGTTAGGCGAGGTATTCCCAGATACTACCGAAGGCGCCTATACGATGGGGCTTCCCGGCTCGGTGAATTTAGGGGCTAGCTGGATCGTGAAGGAGCACAACAATTTCTTCGCATCCTTCCACTATGATCTGGATCAATTCGGCCGAAACGCACAGATTCCCCTATTCAATGTGGGGTATCATCGTACGTTGGGAGCATTTCGATTGGGATTGAATAGTTATGTCGGTGGGGTCGAAGGATACGGGGTAGGCGCCATGGGTGCCGCCAATTTCAAGTTTGGATCGGTGATGAATGCTTCGCTGTTTGCCCACATGGATAATTTGGTAGGGCTGGTCGCTCCCGGAACGGGAAGGGGCTATGCTTGGCACATGGGACTCACCGTAGGCTTCCCGTAAAAAAATATTCAAAAAAATGATTGAAAGGGTAGGGGGTTCCTACCCTTTCGACATATAGAGATGTACGAAACGTCAAAACCAACTTTCGCAAACGCGCGAAAAGACTGGCAAACATATAATTTCAAGGTGGTTATTTATCTCCCGCTCAATTATGGGCGGGAGATTTTTGTTTTTGCAGCGCTAGACTCGAATCGAAAAAATCCTGATAGGCGTTATTGAGGGTTGGGAGATCTTGGATTTCCGTATGGTCAAATCGCTTGAGGTACAGATGCACCTGTGGCTTTGGCTGCGAAAAGTAATCTACCGTTGCCACAAACCCGATGAGCTGGAACCCGGGGGAATGTCTAAGGAGCCGTTTGAGTCCCGGGTGAAAGGTGATCTGCTGTTCGTAGAGGGAATGAATCGCCCCCTGAGGATACATGAGGACGAGATTCTCCGGAGCCTGAAGCAATTTTGCCGCATAATCAAAAGACTCGACAATGCCCCGAGTGCCCGGATGAATGGAAAAGGCACCTCCGCGACGCATGAAAGGACGTTTGGAGAGTTCTCGCTCCAGCATCATGACATGGTAATTCTTGTGGAATTTGGCTTCATTAAGTGCCAAAGGCCAGAATCCATCCCACCAGCTGATGTGATTGCCGATCATCAAAATGGCTTGCTCGGTATCCCATTCCTCCAACGGATCATAGGTGAAGGATGCAAACTGCCTGCTGATACTGAGCTTGGTAAAGGTCCTCCAGAACCATCTGCCGAATTTGGTGGGCGCAGCCTTGATCATCGAATACGGGTATTGAGGAAATGAACAATCACGGAATTTCCCGATTCTGTACCGGATGATCAAGTACGGTTCGCGAATTCGGAATTTCCTCGGTTGACTACCCTCCATTGGTGGTGTATATTTGTCCCTATCTAGGTTTCCGTATTGCTCCAATACCGAAGCTGCTTACCATTCCCCTAGTTATTCGGAATTCTGCTGCATGTTGAAATTGTTTCGCCTAAGCCTGCTGTTTGGATGCCTACTGCTTTGTTTGCCTGCTTTGGGCAACGCCTCAGATACCCTTCATGTAGGATTGATCCGCTATAAATCCCCCACCGATTTTCGCTCCACTTTTTTCCCGTTGTTCGAGCAACTCGGAGACGCCCTCAATCGTCCCGTGAACATTCAGGTTTTCGAGTCCGATTCCGCTGATTTGGGCTATGCGCTCCATTCAGGGGAAATGGATCTGGGGCTTTTTACCCAATTTCCCTATCTAAAGGCTAGTGAACTTTTTCCCTCCTTGACGGTATTTGCGACCCATAAGGTCGGAGGAGCGGCTTCTTTCGAAGGAGCCATTGTCGTCAGGAAATCCGGTTGGACAGAAGAGGTGGATCAATTGGCAGATCTACGCGGCAAGTCATTTGCCTTTGTGAAACCTACCTCTACATCTGGGTACAAACTACCTAATGGCATCTTACAGGAACTTGGACTGAATCAGGCTGAAGGATTCTTCTCCCAAATCTCCTTTTCCGGATCACACTCTGCTTCACTGGAAGGTCTTCTCGATGGCACCTATGATGGAGTGGCGGTCGATATGCGATCTTTTAAATCCCTGCCGAAAGCCAATCAGGAGAAACTGGTGATCCTTAGGACCTATTCTGTGCCCAACCATGCTTATGTATTTGGGCCCAACGTCCCGCAATCTGAGCGAAATCAGATTCTGGAGGCCATGACCCATCTACACCTTCAGTCAGGAGCGAAGGCTGCATTTGACAATCCACTGGGAATTTCCAGATGGGTATCTCAAGAAGACGAAGCCTACAATTCGCTGAGACGCTACCTGAACATGGTTCGGAGCCGTGCCAAGTTGTCTTTGCAATTCCACCTTAGATCCAGTGCCCAAAAATCCCTGGAGGCAAAGGGGGACTTGATTGAGGAAATGCATGATCAAGTGGATGAGGCGATCGAGCATACAGGTAGATTTGAGGTCGTGGAAAAAGGGGGATTTGCCCACCAGCTGGAACTGTTTATCTCCAGCATTGACGAATCCGAATATTCCGTACAGATTAAATGGAATGGTAGTCAATTCGAGACTTACACGCTCACCGCTCGGCAACTGATTTCCGACCTTCCGAGCTTGGTCAAGGTAGCCCTGCTCGAAAATCTTCCCATTAAGGCTCCATTGCTCAAGGCTGGCGATCGCTGGCAGATTACCTATGGATCTGCGGATGGCTTGAATTTGAAGGACTTTGCCTTTTCCTATGTGCGAAATGGCCGTGAGATATCTATTCCTAAGACCGATGTGCTGAATTTGACCGAGTCAAACACGATCTTCCAGTCCGTAGCGGATTTCGAGGAAGATATGGTCATTTTCATCCGAGGAGTTCATGCTGATCCTTTTCAACAGCCTACATCCGAGGAAGAATTGATCTTGGAAGAAGGGTTTTGGGATAATCCCGACCATGTGTGGGGGGTGATTGGTCTGATTGTGGCGATCCTGTCGGTGGGATTTGGTGCCTGGTTCACCCGAAGAAAGCAGAAGCGTTTCCGGAATCTACTGTACTCTTGCAATGATTTGCTCAAAGACATGCTAGAGGAACAGCACAATCTGGAGCTTCGATTGGAGGATTTGAAGCATGTGATCTCCAGAAGTTTGGAGAAAGGCCATATCAGCGAAAACCAATTCCTGATTCTTCAAAGAAGACTCAATGACATT is a window from the Pontibacter sp. G13 genome containing:
- the rpmG gene encoding 50S ribosomal protein L33, encoding MAKKSKAIRAQVILECTEHKDSGMPGTSRYVTTKNRRNTPGRLELKKYNPILKRYTIHKEIK
- a CDS encoding DUF4295 domain-containing protein → MAKKTVAGYRDKSKAKTFTKVVRAVKNPETGAYSYKEDIVPTDMVKDFLKDNK
- a CDS encoding T9SS type A sorting domain-containing protein, yielding MNRLARNTVGLLLLLCLWLPSRGATVWPVSSLADAGAGTLRSQLQSAQDGDTLKFTLPGTVLLDSVIYINKDVAVVGFGPDQTILDGQGSSRIFYCEDSTDVYVSGIHFTRGVLLPEEIFQGGGAISTRNKLTVVNCLFSENEAEYGGAIFGEGFNQRQVEIDILHSAFIHNKARRTTSEDVSRSGGAIFVDSREGGSAALTIENATFSGNEADLAGGAIFLIGDPAGGASLDGTNLTIAYNHAYRGGGIDNSQAESIRLANSIVALNTSDIDLDDIYGSFKSQGNNLIGDTTAFVGQAPYLLPTDIGQVNPGLAPLGNNGSILPTHALTCSSPAIDAGNDTKASLLDLRGQARVGTSDIGSHERNEVIDLQITTVADRNLGSLRQALILACPGDTLSMSQIFGTIWIDRTLEIDQDVVLLGNPQQGVKIQTDSAIRLMHVAPEVTATLAYLTLEGGDPSLFGGGAIQNQGHLTAFNSSFIRNRAESGGAIANYGVNAPATLNLTNCTFGENEAEFLDGGAIDNRSLGFPAATEIEHCTFVNNTAGNNGGALFANNPGEVTISNSLFSGNFSNLGRAMNAQVVSNGHNLVSDTTGSGFQPVAGDIVQTNASIDPLGDYGGPTVTYRLQSGSPAIDAGSNAGISELDQRGYLRIFNGISDIGAYEYDPATSLDLLPATAFSLYPNPARDYLMVKSEGMSLDMAQWELSNLLGQQIWSVQQPLGNQRIALPDLTPGVYLLTIRTDSATWTGKFLAE
- a CDS encoding DUF5723 family protein, with the translated sequence MTFRFLCIAMMLGAGLGLQTRTIAQNSLHLQFMPNQATAQFIQPAYVYGIEGGSIIAGGSVDYLVGNNAFALDMLNQAGPRWEEDARSTLVDALNGDTRFRLGLNAQGILNVKLKNHNYSLSFRNRIGGYSRINNPQTMGLLLFGNAQYAGTTVQDENLAFRQYSFSEIGLGTGIDLGKVTLGVRIKGYMGHALYHIEDLSYALSTSELGDELALQSTYEIFESTEDASMGAGAGLDLGLIVEVQENLTLQASLLDLGFIRWEGQSVANDVNVTYSGAEIVNLFDADLQDLSFLLATDTLLGEVFPDTTEGAYTMGLPGSVNLGASWIVKEHNNFFASFHYDLDQFGRNAQIPLFNVGYHRTLGAFRLGLNSYVGGVEGYGVGAMGAANFKFGSVMNASLFAHMDNLVGLVAPGTGRGYAWHMGLTVGFP
- a CDS encoding 1-acyl-sn-glycerol-3-phosphate acyltransferase, with translation MIKAAPTKFGRWFWRTFTKLSISRQFASFTYDPLEEWDTEQAILMIGNHISWWDGFWPLALNEAKFHKNYHVMMLERELSKRPFMRRGGAFSIHPGTRGIVESFDYAAKLLQAPENLVLMYPQGAIHSLYEQQITFHPGLKRLLRHSPGFQLIGFVATVDYFSQPKPQVHLYLKRFDHTEIQDLPTLNNAYQDFFDSSLALQKQKSPAHN
- a CDS encoding PhnD/SsuA/transferrin family substrate-binding protein; amino-acid sequence: MLKLFRLSLLFGCLLLCLPALGNASDTLHVGLIRYKSPTDFRSTFFPLFEQLGDALNRPVNIQVFESDSADLGYALHSGEMDLGLFTQFPYLKASELFPSLTVFATHKVGGAASFEGAIVVRKSGWTEEVDQLADLRGKSFAFVKPTSTSGYKLPNGILQELGLNQAEGFFSQISFSGSHSASLEGLLDGTYDGVAVDMRSFKSLPKANQEKLVILRTYSVPNHAYVFGPNVPQSERNQILEAMTHLHLQSGAKAAFDNPLGISRWVSQEDEAYNSLRRYLNMVRSRAKLSLQFHLRSSAQKSLEAKGDLIEEMHDQVDEAIEHTGRFEVVEKGGFAHQLELFISSIDESEYSVQIKWNGSQFETYTLTARQLISDLPSLVKVALLENLPIKAPLLKAGDRWQITYGSADGLNLKDFAFSYVRNGREISIPKTDVLNLTESNTIFQSVADFEEDMVIFIRGVHADPFQQPTSEEELILEEGFWDNPDHVWGVIGLIVAILSVGFGAWFTRRKQKRFRNLLYSCNDLLKDMLEEQHNLELRLEDLKHVISRSLEKGHISENQFLILQRRLNDIEGLLQGWRNLQEVLNPELEAQIRNMLKVETITEREFNQLDTLLKRKS